From one Synechocystis sp. PCC 6803 substr. PCC-P genomic stretch:
- a CDS encoding transporter substrate-binding domain-containing protein gives MLILRRLILVVSLSFATIAIDITTRPGLEPVQGQGVETVDSQTLKVGVVGNPPFVFYGEGKNAAFTGISLDVWRAVAESQKWNSEYVRQNSISAGITAVAEGELDILIGPISVTPERAAIEGITFTQPYFSSGIGLLIPGKPVSLWERFSPFFGIAALSSAGVLTLLLFLVGNLIWLAEHRKNPEQFSPHYPEGVQNGMWFALVTLTTVGYGDRSPRTKLGQLVAGVWMLVALLSFSSITAGLASAFSTALSEASATPLFRSVGDLKNKEVAVVRDTTAVDWANFYQADVRETNNLTAAITLLQKKQVEAVMFDRPALIYYTRQNPNLNLEVTEIRVSLEPYGFVLKENSPLQKTINVEMLNLLYSRVIAEFTERWLGPGIEENQDLLPQNIGESPS, from the coding sequence ATGTTAATCCTGCGTCGCCTAATACTAGTTGTTTCCCTTAGTTTTGCCACGATCGCCATTGACATTACTACGAGACCAGGGCTGGAACCAGTGCAAGGCCAGGGGGTGGAGACAGTAGACTCGCAAACACTAAAAGTGGGGGTGGTGGGCAATCCTCCCTTTGTCTTTTATGGAGAAGGAAAAAACGCAGCATTTACCGGTATTAGCCTAGATGTGTGGAGAGCAGTGGCCGAGTCCCAGAAGTGGAATTCAGAATATGTAAGGCAAAATTCCATCTCCGCAGGCATCACAGCGGTGGCGGAAGGGGAATTGGATATTTTAATTGGTCCCATTAGTGTTACCCCAGAGCGGGCCGCCATAGAGGGCATTACCTTCACCCAGCCCTATTTCAGTAGTGGCATTGGCCTGTTAATTCCAGGCAAACCGGTGAGTTTATGGGAAAGATTTTCGCCTTTTTTTGGCATAGCCGCTTTGTCTTCAGCGGGGGTACTTACTCTACTTTTATTTTTGGTGGGGAATTTAATTTGGTTAGCAGAACATCGCAAAAATCCTGAGCAGTTTTCCCCCCATTACCCAGAAGGAGTCCAAAATGGCATGTGGTTTGCCTTAGTTACCCTAACAACAGTGGGCTATGGCGATCGATCGCCGAGGACTAAGTTAGGGCAACTGGTGGCGGGGGTATGGATGTTGGTGGCCTTATTAAGTTTTTCTTCCATTACGGCGGGGTTAGCTTCGGCTTTTTCCACGGCTCTTTCCGAAGCTAGTGCAACACCTTTGTTTAGAAGTGTGGGGGATTTGAAAAATAAAGAGGTGGCAGTGGTGCGGGATACCACAGCGGTGGATTGGGCTAATTTTTATCAGGCTGACGTTAGGGAAACTAATAATTTGACAGCAGCCATTACCCTACTACAAAAAAAACAGGTGGAGGCGGTAATGTTCGACCGGCCAGCCTTAATTTACTACACCAGACAGAATCCTAATCTTAACTTGGAGGTGACAGAAATTCGAGTTTCCCTGGAGCCCTATGGCTTTGTGCTCAAGGAAAATAGTCCTTTGCAAAAGACTATCAATGTGGAGATGCTCAATTTGCTTTACAGCAGGGTAATTGCGGAATTTACCGAACGCTGGTTAGGGCCTGGGATTGAGGAAAATCAAGACCTTTTGCCCCAAAACATAGGAGAAAGCCCTAGCTAA
- a CDS encoding rhodanese-like domain-containing protein yields MASSTQTNVTIAPKTLQQLRQQDAVILVDVREPLEFVGEHITDAYSLPLSRLNPSQLPQAEGKTTVLYCQSSNRSGNALQQLRSAGVEGIIHLEGGLLAWKQAGLPTVKTKNAPISIMRQVQIIAGSLVLTGVLLGSFVAPGFYFLSGFVGAGLLFAGLSGTCMMANLLGKLPYNQIKD; encoded by the coding sequence ATGGCTAGCTCAACCCAAACCAATGTCACCATTGCCCCCAAAACTTTGCAACAATTGCGTCAACAGGATGCGGTAATTCTGGTTGATGTGCGGGAGCCCCTGGAATTTGTTGGGGAACACATTACCGATGCCTATTCTTTGCCTTTATCCCGATTGAATCCTAGCCAATTGCCCCAAGCGGAAGGAAAAACGACGGTACTCTATTGTCAAAGTAGTAACCGTTCCGGCAATGCCCTGCAACAATTGAGATCTGCTGGGGTGGAAGGAATCATTCATTTGGAAGGGGGATTATTAGCTTGGAAACAGGCTGGGTTGCCGACGGTAAAAACAAAAAATGCCCCCATCAGCATTATGCGTCAGGTGCAAATTATTGCCGGTAGTTTGGTTTTGACCGGGGTTTTGCTGGGCAGTTTTGTCGCCCCTGGATTTTATTTTCTCAGTGGTTTTGTCGGCGCAGGATTATTATTTGCCGGACTTTCTGGCACCTGTATGATGGCTAATCTTTTGGGCAAATTACCCTACAACCAAATTAAGGACTAA
- the hisN gene encoding histidinol-phosphatase, with protein sequence MLPEVEQRLFIAQQLAAVSGEILIQYFRRSHLQGGTKIDQVSAIVTQADEEAEQAMVDLIQAQFPQDGVIREEGKNIAGKSGYTWVLDPIDGTSSFVRGLPIFATLIGLVDADMRPVLGIAHQPISGDRWQGVQGEQSNVNGIPLVNPYKASEINLTAACIVSTTPLMFTTPVQQQKMADIYRQCQRTAFGGDCFNYLSAASGWTAMPLVIVEADLNFYDFCALIPILTGANYCFTDWQGKELTPESTEVVASPNPKLHSEILAFLQ encoded by the coding sequence ATGTTACCAGAGGTTGAACAAAGACTATTCATTGCCCAGCAGTTGGCCGCCGTTTCCGGGGAGATCCTTATTCAATACTTTCGCCGTTCCCATTTACAGGGTGGAACAAAAATAGACCAGGTTTCCGCCATTGTTACCCAAGCCGATGAAGAAGCAGAACAGGCCATGGTGGATTTAATCCAGGCACAATTCCCCCAGGATGGCGTAATTCGGGAGGAAGGCAAAAATATTGCGGGAAAGTCTGGCTATACCTGGGTGTTAGACCCCATTGACGGCACTTCCTCCTTTGTGCGGGGCTTGCCAATTTTTGCCACCCTCATTGGCTTAGTAGATGCAGATATGCGGCCAGTGCTGGGCATTGCCCACCAACCCATCAGCGGTGATCGATGGCAGGGGGTACAGGGAGAGCAAAGTAACGTTAATGGCATTCCCTTGGTTAATCCCTATAAAGCAAGCGAAATTAATTTAACTGCCGCCTGTATTGTCTCCACCACACCACTAATGTTCACCACCCCGGTTCAGCAACAGAAAATGGCTGATATTTACCGCCAATGTCAGCGCACCGCCTTTGGGGGAGATTGTTTCAATTACCTCAGTGCCGCTAGCGGTTGGACAGCCATGCCCTTAGTAATAGTGGAAGCGGATTTAAATTTTTATGACTTTTGTGCATTGATCCCCATTTTGACCGGGGCAAATTACTGTTTTACCGATTGGCAGGGCAAAGAGTTAACCCCAGAGTCCACGGAAGTTGTGGCCAGTCCTAACCCAAAATTGCACAGTGAAATTTTAGCTTTCCTGCAATAA
- the hisC gene encoding histidinol-phosphate transaminase: MVSIRPSVRHTPAYVPGEQPQTNDFIKLNTNENPYDPPAQVLAAVAAELPKVRLYPDPVSTQLRQAAADLYGVDLNQVLAGNGSDDILNIVVRTFVDPGETVAFLDLTYSLYETIASVHGAKVQKIATDANFDLTGPVICPEAKLIFLASPNPPKGKHLNREFLWQTCAQAEGVVVIDEAYGDFSDEDHWDFLQEFDNVIISRTLSKSYSLAGMRVGLAIAAPALIEEMDKVRDSYNLDRLAQVLGTAALRNQAEFVPLWEKVRHTRTRLMEQLAELDFQVCPSDANFVFAAPRWMAAADLYQALKEKKILVRYFNHPRITDYLRITVGTDGEIDQLLLAIASLKGSLG, encoded by the coding sequence ATGGTGTCTATCCGTCCGTCCGTCCGTCATACCCCCGCCTATGTGCCTGGGGAACAGCCCCAAACCAACGATTTTATCAAGCTCAACACCAACGAAAATCCCTACGATCCTCCCGCCCAGGTGTTGGCAGCGGTGGCAGCGGAGTTACCAAAAGTAAGGCTTTACCCTGATCCCGTTTCGACCCAGTTACGTCAAGCAGCGGCGGATTTGTATGGAGTGGATTTAAATCAGGTTTTAGCAGGCAATGGCTCCGACGATATTCTCAATATTGTGGTGCGTACCTTTGTCGATCCAGGGGAAACTGTTGCCTTTTTAGATCTTACTTACTCCCTATATGAAACGATCGCCTCAGTCCATGGGGCTAAGGTACAAAAAATTGCCACCGATGCCAATTTTGATTTAACCGGGCCGGTGATTTGTCCAGAGGCAAAACTGATTTTCCTCGCTTCCCCCAATCCCCCCAAAGGCAAGCATTTAAATCGAGAATTCCTTTGGCAGACCTGCGCCCAGGCGGAGGGAGTAGTGGTCATTGACGAAGCCTACGGGGATTTTTCCGACGAGGACCATTGGGACTTTCTGCAAGAGTTTGACAATGTGATTATTTCCCGTACCCTTTCCAAGAGTTATAGCCTGGCGGGGATGCGGGTGGGTTTGGCGATCGCCGCTCCGGCCTTGATTGAAGAAATGGATAAGGTGCGGGATTCCTACAACTTGGATCGTTTGGCCCAGGTATTGGGCACCGCCGCTTTACGGAACCAGGCTGAATTTGTGCCCCTCTGGGAAAAGGTACGCCACACTCGCACCCGTTTAATGGAGCAATTGGCGGAGTTAGATTTCCAGGTATGTCCCTCGGATGCCAATTTTGTGTTTGCCGCTCCCCGTTGGATGGCCGCCGCTGACCTGTACCAAGCCTTAAAGGAAAAGAAAATTCTGGTGCGTTACTTTAACCATCCCCGCATTACCGATTATCTCCGCATTACCGTGGGTACTGACGGGGAAATTGATCAACTACTGTTGGCGATCGCCAGTTTGAAAGGGTCTTTGGGATAG
- a CDS encoding GntR family transcriptional regulator — MMAWARLPVAIKTKPSMNLSPVRAVLSPGMKSGLNLPTPRLPFPKMLQFQIQNDSEIPASKQLFDQIRFAIASRQYHPGHRLPSTRQLAMMTGLHRNTISKVYQNLEDAGLVESIAGSGIYVKAPSTEEGMILDGPLFREYPEASQLIQKTIDELLGQGLNLSQVKELCLETIDWRLRSTARVLVTVPQRDIGAGQLILNELEQALVIPVQLVPMETLKQTLSELPSGTVVTSRYFLAEAESIATPYDVRVIPVDIYDYSKELELVKALPENSCLGIVSLSPGILTIAEILIHSLRGESLFLKSALVSDPQKLRSLVRTARTIITDPASEPIVRQAIEAERHDLIRMPEIICSEHYIGEKSIAILKRELGLGEEETEEEGKSTKVATA, encoded by the coding sequence GTGATGGCTTGGGCAAGGTTACCAGTGGCGATCAAAACCAAACCGTCAATGAACCTTTCCCCAGTTAGGGCCGTCTTAAGCCCTGGGATGAAATCCGGACTGAATCTGCCTACTCCTCGTTTACCATTCCCTAAAATGCTACAGTTCCAAATTCAAAACGACAGCGAAATTCCCGCTTCCAAGCAGTTATTTGACCAAATTCGTTTTGCGATCGCCTCCCGCCAGTATCATCCGGGGCACCGTTTGCCCAGTACTAGACAACTGGCCATGATGACGGGCTTGCACCGCAACACCATCAGTAAGGTTTACCAAAATCTGGAAGATGCGGGCCTGGTGGAATCCATTGCTGGTTCAGGCATTTATGTCAAAGCCCCCAGCACCGAGGAGGGCATGATCCTCGATGGCCCCCTATTCCGGGAATATCCCGAAGCCAGTCAACTAATCCAAAAAACCATTGATGAACTGCTGGGTCAGGGGTTAAACCTCTCCCAAGTGAAAGAGCTTTGTTTGGAAACCATTGATTGGCGGCTGCGTAGTACGGCTAGGGTGTTGGTCACTGTGCCCCAGCGGGACATCGGGGCGGGGCAGTTAATTCTTAATGAATTAGAACAAGCTTTAGTAATTCCGGTGCAGTTGGTGCCCATGGAAACCCTCAAACAAACCTTGTCCGAATTGCCTTCTGGCACGGTGGTCACCAGTCGTTATTTTTTGGCCGAGGCGGAGTCCATTGCTACTCCCTATGATGTGCGGGTGATTCCCGTTGATATTTACGATTACAGCAAAGAGCTAGAGTTGGTCAAAGCTCTGCCAGAGAATTCCTGCTTAGGCATTGTGAGCCTTAGCCCCGGCATTCTCACCATTGCCGAAATTCTTATCCACAGCCTGCGGGGAGAATCCCTCTTTTTGAAATCGGCTCTGGTGAGCGATCCCCAGAAATTACGCTCCCTAGTCCGCACTGCCCGCACCATTATCACCGATCCCGCCAGTGAACCCATTGTGCGTCAGGCGATCGAAGCGGAACGCCATGATTTAATCCGGATGCCGGAAATTATTTGCTCTGAACATTACATTGGCGAAAAATCCATTGCCATCCTCAAACGGGAATTGGGGTTGGGGGAAGAGGAAACGGAGGAGGAAGGGAAGTCGACAAAAGTGGCCACGGCTTAA
- a CDS encoding DUF3370 domain-containing protein has translation MLSLLTPLVLAQANPIAIPITPPPVITQPAPTIGDTPQELKVVQPVRPLPGQLDQIPVFNSNSPELIFNEGIILSTLPSIGMGHPYAHLNHPFRGRFDVFAHHVVQASPEGKTLYLGVLLFNGSRQDATVEILQGASSLTSPDALFIDLPPVVENNDGNVFAGPGSRVTNDVLRGKRQTDYPDKFVIPAGQSRMLINQPLPVNYTPVPGQPPPIRLPRNGFSAYLRLNTNVPIHAASMAMYAPQNSLGVEQAPRLADWENLLKTANLMQPRDRIPRNSQRRIYSRVAGVSIGSQWQATITDDNSQKLTIPEPGQGFSYPISALEGGRMGTGQNQSAPMAVRYPDTAYESHGNYGVQYSLTLPLVNNTNRNQTVDLTVETPLKFNDAPNDQLTFLVPPAVNVFFRGTVRFSYTDRRGQTNNRYYHLVQRRGQKGENLVSLDLKPGEARTVQVDLLYPPDATPPQLLTVRTR, from the coding sequence ATGCTTTCCCTGCTCACACCTCTAGTTCTGGCCCAAGCTAATCCGATCGCCATTCCCATCACGCCACCACCGGTAATTACCCAGCCCGCCCCCACCATCGGTGACACTCCCCAAGAACTAAAAGTTGTGCAGCCAGTGCGCCCTTTGCCAGGGCAACTAGACCAAATTCCCGTTTTTAACAGTAACAGTCCTGAACTGATTTTTAACGAAGGCATTATCCTCTCCACTTTGCCTTCCATTGGCATGGGCCATCCCTATGCCCACCTAAATCATCCTTTCCGAGGTCGGTTTGATGTCTTTGCCCACCACGTTGTCCAGGCTTCCCCTGAAGGGAAAACTTTATATTTAGGGGTGTTACTGTTCAATGGCAGTCGGCAGGATGCCACGGTGGAAATTCTGCAGGGGGCCAGTTCCCTCACTTCCCCCGACGCTCTATTTATCGATCTTCCGCCGGTGGTGGAAAACAATGACGGGAATGTATTTGCTGGCCCCGGCAGTCGGGTGACCAATGACGTACTACGGGGCAAAAGACAAACGGATTACCCAGACAAATTCGTCATTCCTGCCGGCCAAAGCCGCATGTTAATTAATCAGCCTTTGCCGGTGAACTATACCCCAGTGCCTGGGCAACCACCGCCGATTCGACTACCCCGCAACGGTTTTTCCGCTTACTTACGACTTAATACCAACGTCCCCATTCATGCCGCCAGCATGGCCATGTATGCTCCCCAGAATAGCCTTGGTGTAGAACAGGCTCCCCGTTTGGCCGATTGGGAAAATTTGCTCAAAACTGCCAACCTGATGCAACCCAGGGACCGCATTCCCCGTAATAGCCAACGCCGCATTTATAGCCGGGTGGCGGGGGTTTCCATTGGCTCCCAGTGGCAAGCCACCATCACTGATGACAACAGCCAAAAGCTAACCATTCCCGAACCGGGACAGGGTTTTTCCTATCCCATTAGCGCTTTGGAAGGGGGCCGCATGGGCACCGGGCAAAATCAGTCTGCCCCCATGGCGGTGCGTTACCCTGACACAGCCTATGAGTCCCACGGTAATTATGGAGTGCAATATAGTTTGACCTTGCCCTTGGTGAACAATACCAATCGCAATCAGACCGTGGACCTGACGGTGGAAACTCCCCTCAAATTCAACGATGCCCCCAATGATCAGCTAACTTTTTTGGTACCTCCTGCGGTCAATGTCTTTTTCCGAGGCACAGTAAGATTCAGCTATACCGATCGCCGGGGGCAAACCAATAACCGTTACTACCATCTGGTGCAACGGCGGGGCCAAAAGGGAGAAAATTTGGTCAGCCTCGACCTCAAACCAGGGGAGGCAAGAACTGTGCAGGTGGATCTGCTTTATCCCCCCGACGCGACTCCGCCCCAACTGTTAACAGTGAGAACTCGCTAG
- a CDS encoding DUF3122 domain-containing protein, whose translation MVSWCQSLFLRWGKVLTLTVLSFGLCCACLTLWPVATPALVRETTEQPGQTLIQSRQSLRDQEGNTWQVVLFKRTKANGDRETNLRLVGFPGVTSFRHPAPLVVRDNGGNTVNLTDLLAEKSPGENVGQFLVTTDFTNLQINGIWELNLPLAGGEQQIKVPYFVLQEWQSLLAKASD comes from the coding sequence ATGGTCAGTTGGTGTCAGTCCCTTTTCCTTCGCTGGGGTAAGGTTTTAACCCTAACAGTGCTTAGCTTTGGGCTTTGCTGTGCCTGTTTAACTCTTTGGCCGGTGGCAACTCCAGCCCTAGTACGGGAGACTACGGAACAGCCGGGGCAAACCCTGATCCAGTCTCGTCAATCCCTACGGGACCAGGAAGGGAATACCTGGCAAGTGGTGTTATTTAAAAGGACGAAAGCCAACGGTGATAGAGAAACCAATTTACGTTTAGTTGGTTTTCCTGGAGTCACATCCTTTCGCCATCCAGCCCCTTTGGTGGTTCGGGACAATGGTGGTAATACCGTTAACCTAACCGATCTTTTAGCAGAGAAAAGCCCCGGTGAAAATGTTGGTCAATTTTTGGTTACAACGGATTTTACCAATTTACAAATTAATGGCATTTGGGAATTGAATTTACCGTTGGCAGGGGGAGAACAACAAATCAAAGTTCCCTATTTTGTCCTCCAAGAATGGCAAAGTTTGTTGGCCAAGGCATCGGATTAA
- a CDS encoding SIMPL domain-containing protein gives MSTIKALLPPKFPQLLTGLALLSLSLVVSTAIAAKALLEVKNANDVLIVTGSAKRPITSDYIVWGLSVSSQQPTAQAAYQDLQSQTERVQAYLQAKNVPTAAISMGAMETYAIPEVTENGQETGRTLAYRLTQRFEISADDVDRYSKLSQEATELINEGINLTVEPPQYLYTQLAPLRIEMVAEATKDAKARAEAIASSTNSKVGAVRSAQTGVFQITSRNSTDVNDMGIYDTSSIEKDITAVVSITFSMK, from the coding sequence ATGAGTACCATCAAGGCCCTGTTACCGCCAAAATTCCCCCAATTACTGACTGGTTTAGCTTTACTTTCCCTGTCTTTGGTGGTCAGCACGGCGATCGCCGCCAAGGCCTTACTGGAAGTAAAAAATGCTAATGATGTATTAATAGTTACGGGGTCAGCCAAACGACCCATCACTTCTGACTACATTGTTTGGGGATTATCTGTCTCTAGTCAGCAGCCCACCGCCCAGGCAGCTTACCAGGATTTACAAAGTCAAACTGAACGGGTGCAAGCCTATCTCCAAGCAAAAAATGTGCCCACGGCAGCCATTAGTATGGGGGCGATGGAAACCTATGCCATTCCCGAAGTTACTGAAAATGGGCAGGAAACCGGGAGAACCTTGGCCTATCGTCTTACGCAACGGTTTGAAATTAGTGCCGATGACGTGGATCGTTACAGCAAATTGTCCCAGGAAGCCACCGAATTGATTAATGAAGGCATTAATTTAACGGTAGAACCGCCCCAGTATCTTTATACTCAGTTAGCCCCCCTCCGCATTGAAATGGTGGCCGAAGCAACCAAGGATGCCAAAGCTCGGGCCGAGGCGATCGCCAGTAGCACCAATAGCAAAGTGGGGGCAGTGCGGAGTGCCCAAACCGGAGTTTTTCAAATTACCTCCCGCAATTCCACCGATGTCAACGACATGGGAATCTATGACACCTCTTCCATCGAGAAAGACATCACCGCAGTGGTTTCCATCACTTTTAGTATGAAATAA
- a CDS encoding sulfite exporter TauE/SafE family protein, translating to MALQVVGYFLASCIGLSLGLLGGGGSVLALPILVYVMQVPPKAAIAMTLVIVGAVSLIGVIPHWHRGNVNLPKALIFGSATMVGAFGGAKLAALPLVTETFQLILFAVLMLVAAIFMIRKAQQRPQLSSTEDPDLATYPAPICKYCWLWLLTEGIAIGVLTGLVGVGGGFAIVPALVLLGKLPMKEAIGTSLLIIAFNSVAGFLGYFGQVSLDYHLMVSFTFFAALGILLGSYLSSFVDAKNLQKGFAYFLMAIAAFILFQQRDTFRSSKVNSYLPEISSQVLLQKAQ from the coding sequence ATGGCACTCCAAGTGGTGGGCTATTTTTTGGCAAGTTGCATTGGCCTAAGTTTGGGGCTTTTGGGAGGTGGCGGCTCGGTGTTAGCCCTGCCCATTTTGGTCTATGTCATGCAGGTTCCCCCCAAGGCGGCGATCGCCATGACGTTAGTGATTGTGGGGGCCGTGAGCTTGATTGGGGTCATTCCCCATTGGCATCGGGGTAATGTTAATCTCCCCAAGGCCCTGATTTTTGGTTCAGCCACCATGGTGGGAGCTTTTGGCGGGGCTAAGCTAGCCGCTCTTCCTTTAGTGACAGAAACGTTTCAGTTGATTTTATTTGCGGTGCTGATGCTGGTGGCGGCTATTTTTATGATCCGCAAAGCCCAACAACGACCCCAGTTATCCTCCACAGAGGATCCTGATTTAGCCACCTATCCCGCCCCCATTTGTAAATATTGTTGGCTGTGGCTACTGACGGAAGGCATTGCCATTGGCGTTTTAACCGGGCTGGTGGGAGTGGGGGGAGGATTTGCCATTGTACCCGCCCTAGTGTTGCTGGGAAAATTGCCCATGAAAGAGGCGATCGGGACTTCCCTGTTGATTATTGCCTTTAACTCTGTGGCCGGCTTTTTAGGTTATTTTGGCCAAGTTAGTTTGGATTATCATCTGATGGTGAGTTTTACGTTCTTCGCCGCCCTGGGAATTTTATTGGGTTCCTATCTATCCAGTTTTGTTGACGCCAAAAATCTCCAAAAAGGTTTTGCTTATTTCCTCATGGCGATCGCCGCCTTTATTTTGTTCCAACAACGGGATACTTTCCGAAGCTCCAAAGTTAATAGCTATCTGCCCGAAATAAGCTCCCAAGTATTGCTGCAAAAAGCACAGTAG
- a CDS encoding MBL fold metallo-hydrolase, producing the protein MLFRQLFDPETSTYTYVIADPKGRSAALVDSVLEQVDRDLNLLKELDLKLTFCLETHVHADHITGAGKLRQLTGCQNLVPQYAEVDCADRHLQDGEIVHVGSIPIQAIATPGHTDSHLAFLVNQTHVLTGDALLIRGCGRTDFQSGDAGTLYDAIHGKLFTLPEDVFVYPGHDYRGHTVSTIGEEKRFNPRLLGRDRQNFIEFMDSLNLPDPKKIMEAVPANQLCGQRTVAV; encoded by the coding sequence ATGCTGTTTCGTCAATTGTTTGATCCGGAAACCTCCACTTACACCTACGTAATTGCTGACCCCAAGGGTCGGTCTGCGGCCTTGGTAGATTCTGTTTTAGAACAAGTGGATAGGGATCTAAACTTGCTCAAAGAATTGGATCTCAAGTTAACTTTTTGTCTGGAAACCCACGTCCATGCCGACCATATCACCGGAGCGGGAAAACTACGGCAATTAACAGGTTGTCAAAACCTCGTACCCCAGTATGCTGAGGTGGACTGTGCTGACCGCCATTTGCAGGACGGGGAAATTGTTCATGTTGGCTCCATACCCATCCAGGCGATCGCCACTCCGGGGCACACCGATAGCCATTTAGCTTTTTTGGTCAATCAAACCCATGTGTTGACGGGGGATGCTCTGCTCATCCGGGGCTGTGGCCGGACGGATTTCCAAAGTGGAGATGCCGGTACGTTGTATGACGCTATCCACGGTAAATTATTCACCCTGCCGGAGGATGTTTTTGTCTATCCGGGCCATGACTACCGGGGCCACACCGTTTCCACTATTGGGGAAGAAAAACGTTTTAACCCCCGCTTATTAGGGCGCGATCGCCAGAACTTTATCGAATTTATGGATAGTTTAAATCTGCCTGATCCAAAGAAAATTATGGAAGCGGTGCCCGCCAATCAACTCTGTGGTCAAAGGACTGTTGCGGTTTAA
- a CDS encoding helix-turn-helix transcriptional regulator, whose product MKTTEKDLISVGFQALSDPIRLQVLTLLENQEQCVCDLCDQLNISQSKLSFHLKRLRDAELVHTRQDGRWIYYRLNPEQFHHLRHYLESYGQVTQAYVPRHCCD is encoded by the coding sequence GTGAAAACAACGGAAAAAGACCTAATCAGTGTCGGGTTTCAAGCTTTGTCTGACCCTATTCGCCTCCAGGTGCTAACTCTGCTGGAAAATCAAGAACAGTGCGTCTGTGACCTTTGCGACCAACTGAATATTAGTCAATCCAAGTTATCTTTTCACCTCAAACGCCTGCGGGATGCGGAATTGGTGCACACTCGCCAGGACGGCCGCTGGATTTATTACCGTCTCAATCCCGAACAATTTCACCATCTACGGCATTACCTGGAATCCTATGGCCAAGTAACCCAAGCCTATGTTCCCCGCCATTGCTGTGACTGA